One stretch of Streptomyces sp. A2-16 DNA includes these proteins:
- a CDS encoding YncE family protein, whose product MPVPGTRHLWAMAAAVVLTVTAPATTASAADSAALREVLFVGNNWDGTADVIKSSGDLAKIGRINVIPDKDARMAEINADPIKWIYFMAIRNSVGEGHDQFVDDMYSTPDGKSVVVSRPSFADVVSIDLATGKINWRFKVSGYRADHMAVSPDGTRVAVSASTANTVHVLNINTGQQLGSFATGDKPHENIFTKDGKYIWNMAIGDVNTDSDAPWLDWTKGDRHITVVDATTYKQVKTIDMRDKLNAIGLTDYSDAVRPAVFSPDESKLYFQVSFFNGFFEYDLATDKITRTKTLPKNPATSDDRTTMVNDSRHHGLSMSPDGSKLCVAGTMDDYATVVNRATLQEGPLVTASKPYWATVSGDGKSCVVSESGADQVTTIDFATGQKTASVPVGDHPQRVRLGHVAANWTSPSS is encoded by the coding sequence ATGCCTGTTCCCGGAACCAGACACCTGTGGGCCATGGCCGCCGCAGTCGTCCTGACCGTCACCGCCCCCGCGACCACCGCCTCCGCCGCGGACAGCGCCGCCCTGCGCGAGGTGCTGTTCGTGGGCAACAACTGGGACGGCACCGCCGACGTCATCAAGTCCTCCGGCGACCTGGCGAAGATCGGCCGGATCAACGTCATCCCCGACAAGGACGCGCGGATGGCGGAGATCAACGCCGATCCGATCAAGTGGATCTACTTCATGGCGATCCGCAACAGCGTCGGCGAGGGCCACGACCAGTTCGTCGACGACATGTACTCCACACCGGACGGCAAGTCGGTGGTCGTCTCCCGGCCCAGCTTCGCCGACGTGGTGTCGATCGACCTGGCCACCGGGAAGATCAACTGGCGCTTCAAGGTCTCGGGCTACCGGGCGGACCACATGGCGGTCTCCCCCGACGGCACCCGGGTCGCGGTGTCGGCGTCCACGGCGAACACGGTCCACGTGCTGAACATCAACACCGGCCAGCAGCTCGGTTCGTTCGCCACCGGCGACAAGCCGCACGAGAACATCTTCACCAAGGACGGCAAGTACATCTGGAACATGGCGATCGGTGACGTGAACACCGACTCCGACGCGCCGTGGCTGGACTGGACGAAGGGCGACCGGCACATCACGGTCGTGGACGCGACCACCTACAAGCAGGTCAAGACCATCGACATGCGGGACAAGCTGAACGCGATCGGCCTCACGGACTACTCCGACGCCGTCCGTCCCGCCGTGTTCTCGCCGGACGAGTCCAAGCTGTACTTCCAGGTGTCGTTCTTCAACGGCTTCTTCGAGTACGACCTCGCCACCGACAAGATCACCCGCACGAAGACCCTCCCGAAGAACCCGGCGACCAGCGACGACCGCACCACTATGGTCAACGACTCGCGCCACCACGGCCTCTCGATGAGCCCGGACGGCAGCAAGCTGTGCGTCGCGGGCACGATGGACGACTACGCGACCGTCGTGAACCGCGCCACCCTCCAGGAAGGCCCGCTCGTCACCGCCTCGAAGCCCTACTGGGCCACCGTCAGCGGCGACGGCAAGAGCTGTGTGGTCTCCGAGAGCGGTGCCGACCAGGTCACCACGATCGACTTCGCGACCGGGCAGAAGACGGCGTCCGTCCCGGTGGG